One stretch of Malus domestica chromosome 14, GDT2T_hap1 DNA includes these proteins:
- the LOC103455312 gene encoding transcription factor bHLH162-like: MKGCNNESSSKPDRKTVERNRRIHMKSLCFKLASLVPPQHFKTTNSKGTMSQQNQLDTAASYIKKLRERIENLKERKEKAMKSQLGSSKSDIGYIDPEKTAMMGSRLPVIELRDSGSSIEVMLISGLNKNFMFYEVISVLEEEGAEVVSASFTTIGDKVFHSVHAQVKISRVGVDTSTVLQRLQDLM, from the exons atgaagggGTGTAACAATGAGTCTTCTTCCAAACCGGACAGGAAGACAGTGGAGAGAAACAGAAGAATTCACATGAAAAGTCTCTGCTTCAAGCTTGCTTCACTTGTTCCTCCCCAACACTTCAAAACCACCAATTCCAAG GGTACCATGTCACAGCAAAATCAGCTTGATACTGCGGCATCCTATATAAAGAAACTGAGAGAGAGAATCGAGAATCtgaaagagaggaaggagaaaGCAATGAAGTCACAATTAGGCAGTTCTAAGTCTGACATTGGCTATATTGACCCAGAAAAAACCGCGATGATGGGCTCAAGATTGCCAGTTATTGAATTAAGAGACTCGGGTTCAAGCATAGAAGTGATGCTGATCAGTGGGTTGAATAAGAACTTCATGTTTTATGAAGTCATCAGTGTTCTTGAGGAAGAAGGAGCTGAAGTTGTCAGTGCTAGCTTTACCACCATAGGCGATAAAGTTTTCCACTCGGTGCATGCTCAG GTCAAAATTTCTAGAGTTGGAGTAGATACTTCAACGGTATTGCAGAGACTACAGGATTTGATGTAG